A genome region from Baekduia alba includes the following:
- the nuoL gene encoding NADH-quinone oxidoreductase subunit L — translation MSPTTAAWLALACPLAGAVINGLGFKVIKNKTAGLIGTAALAGAFVFAVIALFSLQGREEEHRQLVSSLYDYVVVGQVDAHLSILVDPLSILMMLVVTGVSTLIHLYSFAYMSGDRGYNRFFAYLNYFVFSMLLLVLAANFLLLIVGWAFVGAASYLLISFWYRRTTATSAGIKAFVINHVGDIGLTLGTFFILKSSHTLDLLGTFAQAKEIGANHHGDLTAGLILLLIGAFAKSAQVPFHTWLPDAMEGPTPVSALIHAATMVTAGVYLIARMHPLFEQSVAAADVGTIVGAVTLVVAATIGMVVTDLKRVIAYSTMSQIGYMIMGVSSGAYVAGLFHLMTHAFFKALLFMSAGSLISAMGGDQSLDRMRGFRKAMPFTFLCFVIGGLALSGVPPFSGFFSKDEILLFEAEAGGWHWILYVAGYVAALMTAVYTWRMIFRAFWGEPVEQARELEHGHLYHAPQATNPANGEVEDTDVGFPGPEHHIAERALPMKVAMGTLAVLATVGGVVLIPKTTTWLDTFLEPTFAGSSVHVAASNGKLWFGLVLGAGLGVLGIFIAYTIWGKADGEIAVRIRERVPALHRFFVNKWYFDELIDLLVVRPFAWFGRFGQQTFERVFVNGTLVGGTSGIVRAGSAAVRALQSGFLRAYAALLLVGAGAVILYFLIQSS, via the coding sequence ATGAGTCCCACCACCGCCGCTTGGCTCGCGCTGGCCTGTCCGCTCGCGGGCGCGGTCATCAACGGCCTCGGGTTCAAGGTCATCAAGAACAAGACGGCCGGCCTCATCGGCACGGCCGCGCTGGCCGGCGCCTTCGTCTTCGCGGTCATCGCGCTGTTCTCCCTGCAGGGCCGCGAGGAGGAGCACCGCCAGCTCGTCTCCTCGCTCTACGACTACGTGGTCGTCGGCCAGGTCGACGCCCACCTGTCGATCCTCGTCGATCCGCTCAGCATCCTGATGATGCTGGTCGTGACCGGCGTCTCGACGCTGATCCACCTCTACTCGTTCGCCTACATGTCGGGCGACCGCGGGTACAACCGGTTCTTCGCGTACCTGAACTACTTCGTCTTCAGCATGCTGCTGCTGGTCCTGGCGGCGAACTTCCTGCTGCTGATCGTCGGCTGGGCGTTCGTGGGCGCGGCGTCCTACCTGCTGATCTCCTTCTGGTACCGCCGCACGACGGCGACCAGCGCCGGCATCAAGGCCTTCGTCATCAACCACGTCGGCGACATCGGCCTCACCCTCGGCACGTTCTTCATCCTCAAGAGCTCGCACACGCTCGACCTCCTGGGGACGTTCGCGCAGGCCAAGGAGATCGGCGCCAACCACCACGGCGACCTGACCGCCGGCCTGATCCTGCTGCTGATCGGCGCGTTCGCGAAGTCCGCCCAGGTCCCGTTCCACACGTGGCTCCCGGACGCGATGGAGGGCCCGACGCCCGTCAGCGCCCTGATCCACGCCGCGACGATGGTCACCGCCGGCGTGTACCTGATCGCCCGCATGCACCCGCTCTTCGAGCAGTCGGTCGCCGCGGCCGACGTCGGGACGATCGTCGGCGCCGTCACGCTCGTCGTCGCCGCGACGATCGGCATGGTCGTCACCGACCTCAAGCGCGTCATCGCCTACTCGACGATGTCCCAGATCGGCTACATGATCATGGGCGTGAGCTCCGGCGCGTACGTCGCCGGCCTGTTCCACCTCATGACGCACGCGTTCTTCAAGGCGCTGCTGTTCATGTCCGCCGGCTCGCTGATCAGCGCGATGGGCGGCGACCAGAGCCTCGATCGCATGCGCGGCTTCCGCAAGGCGATGCCGTTCACGTTCCTCTGCTTCGTGATCGGCGGCCTCGCGCTGTCCGGCGTCCCGCCGTTCTCAGGGTTCTTCTCCAAGGACGAGATCCTGCTCTTCGAGGCCGAGGCCGGCGGCTGGCACTGGATCCTCTACGTCGCCGGCTACGTCGCGGCGCTGATGACCGCGGTCTACACGTGGCGCATGATCTTCCGCGCCTTCTGGGGCGAGCCGGTCGAGCAGGCGCGCGAGCTTGAGCACGGCCACCTGTACCACGCGCCGCAGGCCACGAACCCCGCCAACGGCGAGGTCGAGGACACCGACGTCGGCTTCCCGGGCCCCGAGCACCACATCGCCGAGCGCGCGCTGCCGATGAAGGTCGCGATGGGCACGCTGGCCGTGCTGGCGACCGTCGGCGGGGTCGTGCTGATCCCGAAGACGACGACGTGGCTGGACACCTTCCTGGAGCCGACGTTCGCCGGCTCGTCCGTGCACGTCGCGGCGAGCAACGGCAAGCTCTGGTTCGGCCTGGTGCTCGGCGCCGGCCTCGGCGTGCTGGGCATCTTCATCGCCTACACCATCTGGGGCAAGGCCGACGGCGAGATCGCCGTCCGCATCCGCGAGCGCGTGCCCGCGCTGCACAGGTTCTTCGTCAACAAGTGGTACTTCGACGAGTTGATCGACCTGCTGGTCGTCCGCCCGTTCGCCTGGTTCGGCCGCTTCGGCCAGCAGACCTTCGAGCGCGTGTTCGTCAACGGCACGCTCGTCGGCGGGACGTCGGGCATCGTGCGCGCCGGCTCCGCCGCCGTCCGCGCCCTGCAGTCCGGCTTCCTGCGCGCCTACGCGGCGCTGCTGCTGGTCGGTGCCGGTGCCGTGATCCTGTACTTCCTGATCCAGTCCTCGTGA
- the nuoK gene encoding NADH-quinone oxidoreductase subunit NuoK, producing MDIGWYLSVSAIVFSIGAAGVLTRRSPLVILLCLELMLNASNLALIAFARMWGNGDGQIFAIIVMVVAACEVCIGLGLVVAMFRRRLPIDVDEMRELHG from the coding sequence ATGGACATCGGCTGGTACCTCTCCGTCTCCGCCATCGTCTTCTCGATCGGCGCGGCCGGCGTGCTCACGCGCCGCAGCCCGCTGGTCATCCTCCTTTGCCTGGAGCTGATGCTCAACGCCTCCAACCTGGCCCTGATCGCCTTCGCCCGCATGTGGGGCAACGGCGACGGCCAGATCTTCGCGATCATCGTCATGGTGGTCGCGGCCTGCGAGGTCTGCATCGGCCTGGGCCTGGTGGTGGCGATGTTCCGCCGCCGCCTGCCGATCGACGTCGACGAGATGCGGGAGCTGCACGGCTAG
- a CDS encoding NADH-quinone oxidoreductase subunit J family protein gives MAAVFFFIAAIGAIVGAVGVATLPNPFYSVLALVCHLLSLAALFLLLRAEFIAAAQVVVYAGAVMVLYVFVVAYVGSQDEPVRPAGGPGLKAASIVFASLLAVELLIAVLGSGLKGIDSKGAGYEAGFGTPAAIGELLLTRFLFPFEAASFLLLMAAVGAVVLARRRGGLEGSDEEFLHPIPARLPDGTGSIAEGVGDINPTASLQPAAITAARGAEDDETPAIEDGGW, from the coding sequence ATGGCTGCTGTCTTCTTCTTCATCGCGGCAATCGGAGCGATCGTCGGCGCCGTCGGCGTCGCCACGCTGCCGAACCCCTTCTACTCCGTGCTGGCGCTGGTGTGTCACCTGCTGTCGCTGGCCGCGCTCTTCCTGCTGCTGCGCGCCGAGTTCATCGCCGCGGCGCAGGTCGTCGTCTACGCGGGCGCCGTCATGGTGCTCTACGTCTTCGTGGTGGCCTACGTCGGCTCCCAGGACGAGCCCGTGCGGCCCGCCGGCGGACCAGGGCTGAAGGCCGCGTCGATCGTCTTCGCGAGCCTGCTCGCCGTCGAGCTGCTCATCGCGGTGCTCGGGTCGGGCCTGAAGGGCATCGACTCCAAGGGCGCCGGCTACGAGGCGGGCTTCGGCACGCCGGCCGCGATCGGCGAGCTGCTGCTCACCCGCTTCCTCTTCCCGTTCGAGGCCGCGTCGTTCCTGCTGCTGATGGCCGCCGTCGGCGCCGTCGTGCTGGCGCGCCGCCGCGGCGGGCTGGAGGGCTCCGACGAGGAGTTCCTCCACCCGATCCCCGCGCGCCTGCCCGACGGCACCGGCTCCATCGCCGAGGGCGTGGGCGACATCAACCCCACCGCCTCGTTGCAGCCGGCCGCGATCACCGCGGCGCGCGGCGCCGAGGACGACGAGACCCCCGCGATCGAGGACGGCGGCTGGTAA
- a CDS encoding NuoI/complex I 23 kDa subunit family protein — MSPWPPSADELHVVDSPDRLGGPGSFYRAFGETLRGLKTTLRQSVAPVSVVSYPEEKIPVYPRFRGRHRLHKFEDTGLEKCVGCSLCAAACPSDCIRVVAAENTPENRVSAGERYAAVYEINLSRCIFCGYCEVACPFDAITMGNDFEMSDYNRNDLIFTKEMLLAEPFERTPLRGEGE; from the coding sequence ATGTCCCCCTGGCCTCCGTCCGCGGACGAGCTCCACGTCGTCGACAGCCCCGACCGCCTCGGCGGTCCCGGCTCCTTCTACCGTGCCTTCGGCGAGACGCTGCGTGGTCTGAAGACCACGCTGCGCCAGTCCGTCGCGCCGGTGTCGGTCGTCTCCTACCCCGAGGAGAAGATCCCGGTCTACCCGCGCTTCCGCGGCCGGCATCGCCTCCACAAGTTCGAGGACACCGGCCTGGAGAAGTGCGTCGGCTGCTCGCTGTGCGCCGCGGCCTGCCCGTCGGACTGCATCCGCGTCGTCGCCGCCGAGAACACGCCGGAGAACCGCGTGTCGGCCGGTGAGCGCTACGCCGCGGTCTACGAGATCAACCTGAGCCGCTGCATCTTCTGCGGCTACTGCGAGGTCGCGTGCCCGTTCGACGCGATCACGATGGGCAACGACTTCGAGATGTCGGACTACAACCGCAACGACCTCATCTTCACCAAGGAGATGCTGCTCGCCGAGCCTTTCGAGCGCACGCCGCTCCGGGGCGAGGGCGAGTAG
- the nuoH gene encoding NADH-quinone oxidoreductase subunit NuoH, whose amino-acid sequence MILADVLYYEPWWMQIAKAIVIFAVGLQIVPVALMADRKVMGRMQNRYGPNRVGPFGALTPIADIGKLLFKQQFRPRTSIGWMFALAPLISIVTAVAALAIVPFGDVQDIFGTKTGLYGVDSSIGPLYLFAFGSIAFYGIMLGGWSSGSKYSFLGAMRAAAQLISYEVAQGLALVGVVMTAQSLSLVDIVKGQAGMWYIVPQFVAFLIFLLASFAETNRPPFDLVEADGELVGGYNTEYGGGRFATYYFAEYLNMVVASFIMVTVFLGGWWLPFGIHPPGWVDPIVVIGKAMVFIFFFVWARATFPRLRYDQLMSLGWKVLLPLATLNALVTAIILVVTD is encoded by the coding sequence GTGATCCTCGCAGACGTCCTTTACTACGAGCCGTGGTGGATGCAGATCGCCAAGGCGATCGTCATCTTCGCCGTCGGCCTCCAGATCGTGCCGGTCGCGCTGATGGCCGACCGCAAGGTCATGGGCCGCATGCAGAACCGCTACGGCCCGAACCGCGTGGGCCCGTTCGGCGCGCTGACCCCGATCGCCGACATCGGCAAGCTGCTGTTCAAGCAGCAGTTCCGCCCGCGGACGTCGATCGGCTGGATGTTCGCGCTCGCGCCGCTGATCTCGATCGTCACCGCGGTCGCCGCGCTGGCGATCGTCCCGTTCGGCGACGTCCAGGACATCTTCGGGACCAAGACGGGGCTCTACGGCGTCGACTCCTCGATCGGGCCGCTCTACCTCTTCGCCTTCGGCTCGATCGCGTTCTACGGGATCATGCTCGGCGGCTGGTCGTCAGGCTCGAAGTACTCGTTCCTGGGCGCGATGCGCGCCGCCGCGCAGCTGATCTCCTACGAGGTCGCCCAGGGCCTGGCGCTCGTGGGCGTGGTCATGACCGCCCAGTCGCTGTCGCTCGTCGACATCGTCAAGGGCCAGGCCGGGATGTGGTACATCGTCCCGCAGTTCGTCGCCTTCCTGATCTTCCTGCTGGCCTCGTTCGCCGAGACCAACCGCCCGCCCTTCGACCTCGTCGAGGCCGACGGCGAGCTGGTCGGCGGCTACAACACCGAGTACGGCGGCGGCCGCTTCGCCACGTACTACTTCGCCGAGTACCTCAACATGGTCGTGGCGTCGTTCATCATGGTCACGGTGTTCCTCGGCGGCTGGTGGCTGCCGTTCGGCATCCACCCGCCTGGATGGGTCGACCCGATCGTCGTGATCGGCAAGGCCATGGTGTTCATCTTCTTCTTCGTCTGGGCGCGCGCGACGTTCCCCCGTCTGCGCTACGACCAGCTGATGTCCCTCGGGTGGAAGGTGCTCTTGCCCCTCGCCACCCTCAACGCCCTCGTGACCGCGATCATCCTGGTGGTGACCGACTAA
- the nuoG gene encoding NADH-quinone oxidoreductase subunit NuoG: MPRPETKLVTFSIDGREVTAPENIMLVDGAKHGDVEIPVFCYEPKLGQPVGACRMCLVEIEGIPKLQTACSTPVKDGMVVHTQTDRVKTAQQAVVEFLLINHPLDCPVCDKGGECPLQDISFGWGGGRSRFIEPKRHFEKPLELSPLIAIDRERCILCYRCVRFSQEVSEDYQLVFQERGAHTFVGTFDGHPYVAPFSGNITELCPVGALTSQPYRFRARPWDIEGAGGVCTLCPGQCNLTFTVRDERVLRVLARDNDEVDDGWLCDRGRFAYQAIHVDERITEPMVRDGGELRPVSWERALDEAAAGLRRAGGRVGVLAGGGTTNEEGFLLQHVARAGLGTNDLDSRIFDTVGREDLLALHDPALQATVPDLEFAHTVLTLGVEPVDDMPIVDLRIRKGVRRNRVKLAVATSRPSSLDPNAQQVVRFAPGDEARAAALIAAGLDPAHPGEVPEQLADLVALLRDGGEDVVVVYGERVLTDPAGAAALVAIADTLGLRGRDGAGLLGVPSSANARGLREVGVLPFAGPGLAPVAAGRDAAGIAAAAADGELAALWLVNADPLETHPHRARWDEGLERASTIVAHAGYLTAGVREHATVVFPAESHAEHEGTVVHPDGRVQRLRQAIARQGETRAGWWVISEIAKRVGLDDVRVLTGPMASQQLFAAVPFYNGLTLDLIGGKGLRWPAVADAAAAWPASAPTTPTAAPAPPAAGPEANGRVRIGTYRSIWAGPEVANSPALQFLKARTRVELSPTDAKRLGVFDGEKVVVGDDAADVVEATVSVRAAIPVGSAFLEGNGVDGPLVEIRKGAAVPTLS, translated from the coding sequence ATGCCTCGTCCCGAGACCAAGTTGGTCACCTTCTCGATCGATGGCCGGGAGGTCACCGCTCCCGAGAACATCATGTTGGTCGACGGCGCCAAGCACGGCGACGTCGAGATCCCGGTCTTCTGCTACGAGCCCAAGCTCGGCCAGCCCGTCGGCGCGTGCCGCATGTGCCTGGTGGAGATCGAGGGCATCCCGAAGCTCCAGACCGCGTGCTCCACGCCGGTCAAGGACGGGATGGTCGTCCACACCCAGACCGACCGCGTCAAGACCGCCCAGCAGGCCGTCGTCGAGTTCCTGCTGATCAACCACCCGCTCGACTGCCCGGTCTGCGACAAGGGCGGCGAGTGCCCGCTGCAGGACATCTCCTTCGGCTGGGGCGGCGGCCGCTCGCGCTTCATCGAGCCCAAGCGCCACTTCGAGAAGCCGCTCGAGCTCTCGCCGCTGATCGCGATCGACCGCGAGCGCTGCATCCTCTGCTACCGCTGCGTGCGCTTCTCCCAAGAGGTCTCCGAGGACTACCAGCTGGTCTTCCAGGAGCGCGGCGCGCACACGTTCGTCGGCACGTTCGACGGCCACCCCTACGTCGCGCCGTTCAGCGGCAACATCACCGAGCTCTGCCCCGTCGGCGCGCTGACGAGCCAGCCCTACCGCTTCCGCGCGCGCCCGTGGGACATCGAGGGCGCCGGCGGCGTCTGCACGCTGTGCCCGGGCCAGTGCAACCTCACCTTCACGGTCCGCGACGAGCGCGTCCTGCGCGTCCTGGCCCGCGACAACGACGAGGTCGACGACGGCTGGCTCTGCGACCGCGGGCGCTTCGCCTACCAGGCCATCCACGTCGACGAGCGCATCACCGAGCCGATGGTCCGCGACGGCGGCGAGCTGCGCCCCGTCTCGTGGGAGCGCGCGCTGGACGAGGCGGCGGCGGGCCTGCGCCGCGCCGGCGGCCGCGTCGGCGTCCTGGCCGGCGGCGGCACGACCAACGAGGAGGGCTTCCTCCTCCAGCACGTCGCGCGCGCCGGCCTGGGCACCAACGACCTCGACTCGCGCATCTTCGACACCGTCGGCCGCGAGGACCTGCTCGCGCTGCACGACCCGGCGCTGCAGGCGACGGTCCCGGACCTCGAGTTCGCCCACACGGTCCTGACGCTCGGCGTCGAGCCGGTCGACGACATGCCGATCGTGGACCTCCGCATCCGCAAGGGCGTGCGCCGCAACCGCGTCAAGCTCGCGGTCGCCACGTCGCGCCCGTCGTCGCTGGACCCCAACGCCCAGCAGGTCGTCCGCTTCGCCCCCGGCGACGAGGCGCGCGCCGCCGCGCTGATCGCCGCCGGACTCGATCCCGCCCACCCCGGCGAGGTGCCTGAGCAGCTCGCGGACCTCGTCGCGCTGCTGCGCGACGGCGGCGAGGACGTCGTGGTCGTCTACGGCGAGCGCGTCCTGACCGATCCGGCCGGCGCCGCCGCGCTCGTCGCCATCGCCGACACGCTGGGCCTGCGCGGCCGCGACGGGGCGGGCCTCCTCGGCGTCCCGTCCTCGGCGAACGCGCGCGGCCTGCGCGAGGTCGGCGTCCTGCCCTTCGCCGGCCCGGGCCTCGCGCCCGTCGCGGCCGGCCGCGACGCCGCCGGCATCGCCGCCGCGGCCGCCGACGGCGAGCTCGCCGCGCTCTGGCTCGTCAACGCCGACCCGCTGGAGACCCACCCGCACCGGGCGCGGTGGGACGAGGGCCTGGAGCGCGCGTCGACGATCGTCGCGCACGCCGGCTACCTCACCGCGGGCGTGCGCGAGCACGCCACCGTCGTCTTCCCCGCCGAGTCGCACGCCGAGCACGAGGGCACCGTCGTGCACCCCGACGGCCGCGTGCAGCGCCTGCGCCAGGCGATCGCCCGCCAGGGCGAGACACGCGCGGGCTGGTGGGTCATCAGCGAGATCGCCAAGCGCGTCGGCCTGGACGACGTCCGCGTCCTCACCGGCCCGATGGCCAGCCAGCAGCTCTTCGCGGCGGTGCCGTTCTACAACGGCCTCACGCTCGACCTCATCGGCGGCAAGGGCCTGCGCTGGCCGGCCGTCGCCGACGCGGCGGCCGCGTGGCCCGCGAGCGCGCCCACCACGCCCACCGCCGCGCCGGCTCCGCCGGCGGCAGGCCCGGAGGCCAACGGCCGCGTGCGCATCGGCACCTACCGGTCGATCTGGGCCGGCCCCGAGGTCGCCAACTCGCCCGCCCTCCAGTTCCTCAAGGCGCGCACGCGCGTCGAGCTGTCGCCGACCGACGCCAAGCGCCTCGGCGTGTTCGACGGCGAGAAGGTCGTCGTCGGCGACGACGCCGCCGACGTGGTCGAGGCGACCGTCAGCGTCCGCGCGGCGATCCCCGTCGGCAGCGCCTTCCTCGAGGGCAACGGCGTCGACGGCCCGCTCGTCGAGATCCGCAAGGGCGCCGCGGTGCCCACCCTTTCGTAG
- the nuoF gene encoding NADH-quinone oxidoreductase subunit NuoF codes for MAQQPLIFDNIDEPGLHTLEVYKRRGGYGDRLRKALTMPPEALVEELKASGLRGRGGAGFSMGMKASFMPKGTMDKYLVCNADESEPGTFKDRELMQKIPHLLIEGMIIAAYAAGANRAFIFIRGEYVQQADILDAALVEAFDAGFLGDNILGTGHSLSLAVHRGAGAYICGEETGLLDSLEGKRGNPRLKPPFPANQGLYQGPTLINNVETLATVPLIVEMGGAEYATIGAEGSTGTKLISISGNVQRPGNYEIELGMSSRDIIYGLAGGPDDGREIKLWFPGGSSSPVLTADDLDLPYDFNTLAKAGSMLGSGAIIVVDDSNSVVDVCLWLAEFYRHESCGKCTPCREGTNWTVKMLERIQSGLATPMDLDIMASVQEQIIGNCLCVLGDAMAMPVGSMVAKFRDEFEAHIEAARAANDLIADDDEGAPDLALLQGAVA; via the coding sequence ATGGCCCAGCAGCCCCTCATCTTCGACAACATCGACGAGCCCGGCCTGCACACCCTCGAGGTGTACAAGCGCCGCGGCGGCTACGGCGATCGTCTGCGCAAGGCCCTGACCATGCCGCCCGAGGCGCTGGTCGAGGAGCTCAAGGCGTCCGGCCTGCGCGGCCGCGGCGGCGCCGGCTTCTCGATGGGCATGAAGGCGTCCTTCATGCCCAAGGGCACGATGGACAAGTACCTGGTCTGCAACGCGGACGAGTCCGAGCCCGGGACCTTCAAGGACCGCGAGCTCATGCAGAAGATCCCGCACCTGCTGATCGAGGGCATGATCATCGCCGCCTACGCGGCGGGCGCCAACCGCGCGTTCATCTTCATCCGCGGCGAGTACGTCCAGCAGGCCGACATCCTGGACGCCGCGCTGGTCGAGGCCTTCGACGCGGGCTTCCTCGGCGACAACATCCTCGGCACCGGCCACTCGCTCAGCCTCGCCGTCCACCGCGGCGCGGGCGCCTACATCTGCGGCGAGGAGACCGGCCTGCTCGACTCGCTCGAGGGCAAGCGCGGCAACCCGCGCCTCAAGCCGCCGTTCCCGGCCAACCAGGGCCTCTACCAGGGCCCGACGCTCATCAACAACGTCGAGACGCTGGCGACCGTGCCGCTGATCGTCGAGATGGGCGGCGCCGAGTACGCGACGATCGGCGCCGAGGGCTCCACCGGCACGAAGCTCATCTCGATCTCGGGCAACGTCCAGCGCCCCGGCAACTACGAGATCGAGCTGGGCATGTCCAGCCGCGACATCATCTACGGCCTGGCCGGCGGCCCCGACGACGGGCGCGAGATCAAGCTGTGGTTCCCGGGCGGCTCGTCGTCGCCGGTCCTGACGGCCGACGACCTCGACCTCCCCTACGACTTCAACACGCTGGCCAAGGCCGGGTCCATGCTGGGCTCGGGCGCGATCATCGTGGTCGACGACTCCAACTCGGTCGTCGACGTCTGCCTGTGGCTCGCCGAGTTCTACCGGCACGAGTCCTGCGGCAAGTGCACGCCGTGCCGCGAGGGCACCAACTGGACCGTGAAGATGCTCGAGCGCATCCAGTCCGGCCTCGCCACGCCGATGGACCTCGACATCATGGCCTCGGTCCAGGAGCAGATCATCGGCAACTGCCTGTGCGTCCTCGGCGACGCGATGGCGATGCCCGTCGGCTCCATGGTCGCCAAGTTCCGCGACGAGTTCGAGGCCCACATCGAGGCCGCGCGCGCCGCCAACGACCTGATCGCCGACGATGACGAGGGCGCGCCCGACCTGGCGCTCCTCCAGGGAGCCGTCGCATGA
- a CDS encoding NAD(P)H-dependent oxidoreductase subunit E, whose amino-acid sequence MSLPDVKRFAHGSRVPGWDDSVDLSKDPQEIPDPATTPVPAALREEIEHHIAKYPDRRSAAIPALAAAQELHGWCSPEAFRQVACVMRLTPAYLIAVASFYDMLDTQPVGHKRVYVCTNISCSLRGGRKLLAEMQEAVGDDPDVQVRGFECLGACDIAPMVSVNGVFVGPVEDGEVAELARQVRDGADPLPAKQLIKRPSADPHANTREWDRVGTDFAQVESEIDRPAPGGVPLPAEPSSFGPPMGVPDPPDEPVAPLEQAPSQPEEDTE is encoded by the coding sequence ATGTCGCTTCCCGACGTCAAGCGCTTCGCCCACGGCTCCCGCGTCCCCGGCTGGGACGACTCCGTCGACCTGAGCAAGGACCCGCAGGAGATCCCGGACCCGGCGACCACGCCGGTGCCCGCCGCCCTGCGCGAGGAGATCGAGCACCACATCGCCAAGTACCCGGACCGCCGCAGCGCGGCGATCCCGGCGCTGGCCGCCGCGCAGGAGCTGCACGGCTGGTGCTCGCCCGAGGCGTTCCGCCAGGTCGCGTGCGTGATGCGGCTGACGCCGGCCTACCTGATCGCCGTCGCGTCGTTCTACGACATGTTGGACACGCAGCCCGTGGGCCACAAGCGCGTCTACGTGTGCACCAACATCTCCTGCTCGCTGCGCGGCGGCCGCAAGCTGCTGGCCGAGATGCAGGAGGCCGTCGGCGACGACCCCGACGTCCAGGTACGCGGCTTCGAGTGCCTCGGCGCCTGCGACATCGCCCCGATGGTCTCGGTCAACGGCGTGTTCGTCGGCCCGGTCGAGGACGGCGAGGTCGCCGAGCTGGCGCGCCAGGTGCGCGACGGCGCCGACCCGCTCCCGGCCAAGCAGCTCATCAAGCGCCCGTCGGCCGACCCCCACGCCAACACCCGCGAGTGGGACCGGGTGGGCACCGACTTCGCGCAGGTGGAGTCCGAGATCGACCGCCCCGCGCCGGGCGGCGTCCCGCTGCCCGCCGAGCCCTCGTCCTTCGGCCCGCCCATGGGCGTGCCGGACCCGCCCGACGAGCCGGTCGCACCCCTCGAGCAGGCGCCGTCCCAGCCGGAAGAGGACACCGAGTGA
- the nuoD gene encoding NADH dehydrogenase (quinone) subunit D yields the protein MSIDVSTDYRSEEERVDVFQRSQTLAAPAPDQELLTLNMGPHHPATHGVLRLLVTLEAEVVRDLKPIIGYVHTGIEKTAEDKSYWKAIPVIERMDYLAYYFNAMAFCGATETLLEVEVPKRAQYLRVIHMELNRIMSHLVWLGTSMLDLGAVTVWWYCFRERETILDLFEYSSGQRMHTRYFQVGGVMEDIPAGWAEKLAKFCQEMPAKVDQYLDLLDRNEIALRRLRGTCPLDVETLEGLGVTGPLLRAAGNPWDLRKAMPYSSYEDFDFKIPIGKNGDNYDRYAVRMQEMKESVKIIEQALAGLPEGPHITEDRKVALPPRHELATSMEALIHHFKLVTEGFRVPPGEVYYPIEGPRGEYGVFIRSDGSSKPARVHMRDPSFVNLQATLPMVKDAYIADLIATLAMMDPVLGGVDR from the coding sequence ATGAGCATCGACGTCAGCACCGACTACCGCTCCGAGGAGGAGCGCGTCGACGTCTTCCAGCGCTCCCAGACGCTGGCCGCGCCCGCGCCCGACCAGGAGCTGCTGACCCTCAACATGGGTCCGCACCACCCCGCGACGCACGGCGTGCTGCGCCTGCTCGTGACGCTCGAGGCCGAGGTCGTCCGCGACCTCAAGCCGATCATCGGCTACGTCCACACCGGCATCGAGAAGACCGCCGAGGACAAGTCCTACTGGAAGGCCATCCCCGTCATCGAGCGGATGGACTACCTGGCCTACTACTTCAACGCGATGGCCTTCTGCGGCGCGACCGAGACGCTGCTCGAGGTCGAGGTCCCCAAGCGCGCGCAGTACCTGCGGGTCATCCACATGGAGCTGAACCGCATCATGAGCCACCTGGTGTGGCTCGGCACGTCGATGCTGGACCTCGGCGCCGTGACGGTCTGGTGGTACTGCTTCCGCGAGCGCGAGACGATCCTCGACCTCTTCGAGTACAGCTCCGGCCAGCGCATGCACACGCGCTACTTCCAGGTCGGCGGCGTGATGGAGGACATCCCCGCCGGCTGGGCCGAGAAGCTCGCGAAGTTCTGCCAGGAGATGCCGGCCAAGGTCGACCAGTACCTCGACCTCCTGGACCGCAACGAGATCGCCCTGCGCCGCCTGCGCGGCACCTGCCCGCTGGACGTCGAGACGCTCGAGGGACTCGGCGTCACCGGCCCGCTGCTGCGCGCCGCCGGCAACCCGTGGGACCTGCGCAAGGCCATGCCCTATTCCTCCTACGAGGACTTCGACTTCAAGATCCCGATCGGCAAGAACGGCGACAACTACGATCGCTACGCCGTCCGGATGCAGGAGATGAAGGAGTCGGTGAAGATCATCGAGCAGGCCCTCGCCGGGCTGCCCGAGGGTCCGCACATCACCGAGGACCGCAAGGTCGCGCTGCCGCCGCGCCACGAGCTGGCGACGTCGATGGAGGCGTTGATCCACCACTTCAAGCTGGTGACCGAGGGCTTCCGCGTCCCGCCGGGCGAGGTCTACTACCCGATCGAGGGCCCGCGCGGCGAGTACGGCGTGTTCATCCGCTCCGACGGCTCGAGCAAGCCCGCGCGCGTGCACATGCGCGACCCCTCCTTCGTGAACCTCCAGGCCACCCTCCCGATGGTCAAGGACGCCTACATCGCCGACCTCATCGCCACGCTGGCGATGATGGACCCGGTGCTCGGCGGCGTGGATCGGTAG